A DNA window from Desulfobacterales bacterium contains the following coding sequences:
- a CDS encoding hemolysin family protein — MTFQLLVLFLLLILSGFFSSAETALFSISRVKARHYGKSNRRADRLIYKMKEDPHRLLTTILIGNNLVNISAAAIATALSLQLFPGKALGVATGVMTFLILVFGEILPRSFATRNNLLLARFLIFPVYWCSLIFFPVIIFLNFIPKITGRIKRPPALTEEELLTFVEVVEEGGEIKEEEKELIHNIIEFDDTSASEIMTPRKDMFVLDVHDCIDLKAILQSGYSRIPIIEDSVDNIIGVLHVKDLFMHRAISDAPPDLRALMKKPYFVPENKKLASLMRQFKKRKQHLAVIVDEHGGVSGLITLEDVIEEIVGEISDETDKEEPHIVPLNENEWLVLGKTDIEEVNETLDMNIPDIKGYDTFSGYILDRIGKIPALQDEIPFDNFTVVVKKIEGNRILQYLVKRTESQAGKTSTP, encoded by the coding sequence AGAGCAATCGACGTGCGGACAGGCTTATTTACAAAATGAAAGAAGATCCCCATCGGCTGCTAACGACGATTCTCATCGGCAACAACCTGGTTAATATCAGCGCGGCGGCCATTGCAACCGCCTTGAGCCTTCAACTTTTTCCCGGGAAAGCCCTTGGTGTCGCCACCGGCGTGATGACCTTTTTAATCCTCGTATTCGGTGAAATTTTACCCAGATCGTTTGCCACCCGAAACAACCTTCTCTTGGCCCGGTTTTTGATTTTCCCCGTCTATTGGTGCTCGCTGATCTTTTTCCCCGTCATTATTTTCCTCAATTTTATTCCTAAAATCACCGGAAGAATTAAGCGGCCGCCTGCCCTGACCGAAGAGGAATTGCTGACCTTTGTGGAGGTCGTGGAAGAGGGAGGGGAAATAAAGGAAGAGGAAAAAGAGCTGATTCATAATATTATCGAGTTCGACGATACCAGCGCATCCGAGATCATGACCCCCCGCAAGGATATGTTTGTGCTCGATGTGCACGATTGCATCGATTTAAAAGCCATTCTTCAATCCGGCTATTCCCGGATTCCCATCATCGAAGACAGCGTCGATAACATCATCGGCGTGCTTCACGTTAAGGATCTTTTTATGCACCGGGCGATATCGGATGCTCCGCCCGATCTAAGAGCCTTGATGAAAAAACCCTATTTTGTTCCCGAAAACAAAAAACTGGCGTCTTTGATGCGGCAGTTTAAAAAAAGAAAACAACATCTGGCCGTCATTGTGGATGAGCACGGCGGCGTGTCCGGTCTGATTACCCTGGAAGATGTGATTGAAGAAATCGTGGGCGAAATCAGCGATGAGACCGACAAGGAAGAACCTCACATCGTGCCGCTAAATGAAAATGAATGGCTTGTTCTGGGGAAAACCGACATTGAAGAAGTCAATGAAACCCTCGATATGAATATTCCGGATATAAAGGGATACGACACCTTTTCAGGTTATATTCTCGATCGAATCGGTAAAATTCCGGCCCTGCAAGATGAAATCCCTTTTGATAACTTTACTGTCGTCGTCAAAAAAATTGAGGGCAACCGGATTCTTCAATATCTCGTCAAGCGGACTGAGTCCCAAGCCGGCAAAACGTCAACCCCTTGA
- a CDS encoding tetratricopeptide repeat protein, which yields MKKRICFAIPYALIIIAALLGCGDKSQQKANHLERAHQFIAEKKYNEAVLELKNVVQIDPNDDMAHYDLGETYITLNQRGLAAQAFENAVSANPENLQAQMKMGQIFLTRGDILEARKIVKMLMEKTPDDIEVLNLLAGIQIQEKNTHAAIMTLQKAVSINDGNKETQLLLGGLMLDQGNAEEAEKAFQRVLSIDPSEPVAYLELIRLTADRNQWEKVPPLLNRLIEISKRRYDYLAKLGIFFEHHQKWKMAESVYLKAVASAETRDPAPLMNLGTYYARRQLNDKALEKLHSALGKKPDDPTILSFIAKTHFDLTHFENAKEYADMALQKDPQHEQANYIRGRVYFLDGNYAAAIERLDQAIKAAPNNALAYYFKALSLIAGKDAGLTSESDLLKAAAGFFGDNEAWEAELAINNLKRVLELEPGMLHAKLLLAELYLRRREENPAREQIESALSQAPNNEKAIILLTGLKVLKRDWQGAIDLCEKAIAKNKNHSDWLIRLGTIYSMTNRPADALQAFKKAHETVPGNIQPIQLMVNIYIRQKRFEEALTLCETHSKNRSNDPARLAELETIKGTIYLARGDKPAAVHSLQKAIAGNSNILTPHFTLARLYLEENKTDQAMAHYETVLRLDEKNVAAVMAMGNIHYLRKENQKAEDYYRRALSIKPNHGPAANNLAFILSGNEMKLDEAYRFAQLAVRKMPQDASARDTMGWIFHLQGNYVEAIEEFEQSLAINPQNAIVHYHLGLSYYKRGEFKTSRVHIKKALSLDPNFIGADEAKILFDG from the coding sequence TTGAAGAAAAGAATATGTTTCGCAATCCCATACGCCCTCATCATCATTGCGGCATTGCTGGGCTGCGGAGATAAGTCGCAACAAAAAGCCAACCACCTTGAGAGAGCACATCAATTTATTGCAGAGAAAAAATACAACGAGGCTGTGCTTGAATTAAAAAATGTCGTCCAGATAGATCCGAATGATGATATGGCCCATTATGATCTGGGTGAAACCTACATAACCCTAAACCAGAGGGGCCTGGCAGCCCAAGCCTTTGAAAATGCCGTATCCGCCAACCCGGAAAATCTGCAGGCGCAGATGAAAATGGGGCAGATATTTCTAACCAGAGGCGACATTCTGGAAGCAAGAAAAATAGTAAAAATGCTCATGGAAAAGACACCCGATGATATCGAGGTGTTAAACCTTCTTGCCGGCATACAAATTCAGGAAAAAAATACGCATGCGGCCATAATGACGTTACAAAAAGCTGTTTCCATCAACGATGGGAACAAGGAAACGCAGCTGCTGTTGGGAGGGTTGATGCTTGATCAGGGTAACGCCGAGGAAGCGGAAAAAGCGTTTCAGCGCGTTTTGTCCATCGATCCTTCAGAGCCGGTTGCCTACCTGGAATTAATTCGCCTGACGGCAGACCGGAATCAATGGGAAAAGGTTCCGCCCCTGCTTAACCGGCTAATCGAAATCTCGAAACGCAGATATGACTATCTGGCTAAATTAGGGATATTTTTTGAGCATCACCAAAAGTGGAAGATGGCGGAAAGCGTATACCTAAAGGCGGTTGCTTCAGCAGAAACCCGAGATCCTGCGCCGCTGATGAATCTGGGCACTTATTACGCCAGAAGACAATTGAACGACAAAGCGCTGGAAAAGCTGCATTCCGCGTTGGGGAAAAAACCGGACGATCCTACTATTCTTTCTTTCATCGCCAAGACGCATTTTGATTTAACCCATTTTGAAAACGCCAAAGAATATGCCGATATGGCGCTTCAAAAGGATCCGCAACATGAACAAGCCAATTATATTCGCGGTAGAGTCTATTTCCTTGACGGTAACTATGCTGCGGCAATCGAGCGATTAGATCAGGCCATCAAAGCGGCTCCGAACAATGCCTTGGCATATTATTTTAAAGCCTTATCCCTGATAGCCGGGAAAGACGCGGGACTCACGTCCGAATCGGATCTTCTAAAAGCCGCCGCTGGATTTTTCGGCGACAATGAGGCATGGGAAGCAGAACTTGCAATCAATAATTTAAAACGAGTATTGGAACTGGAACCCGGCATGCTGCATGCGAAATTGCTGCTGGCCGAGCTCTATCTAAGGCGTCGGGAAGAAAACCCGGCCCGCGAACAAATCGAGTCGGCCTTGTCCCAAGCCCCCAACAATGAGAAAGCCATCATTCTACTAACCGGCCTTAAGGTATTGAAGAGAGATTGGCAAGGCGCCATCGACCTATGTGAAAAAGCCATCGCAAAAAATAAAAACCATAGCGACTGGCTTATTCGTTTGGGAACTATTTACAGCATGACCAATCGACCGGCGGATGCGCTTCAGGCGTTTAAAAAAGCACATGAAACGGTGCCAGGAAATATTCAACCCATTCAGTTAATGGTTAATATTTATATTCGTCAAAAGCGGTTCGAGGAGGCATTAACCCTATGCGAAACCCATTCAAAAAACCGATCGAATGACCCTGCCCGCTTGGCGGAACTCGAGACGATCAAAGGTACTATATATCTGGCCCGAGGCGACAAACCCGCAGCTGTTCATTCTTTGCAAAAAGCAATTGCCGGTAATTCAAACATTCTCACGCCTCATTTTACACTTGCCCGGCTGTATTTAGAGGAAAACAAAACGGACCAGGCGATGGCACATTATGAAACGGTGCTGCGGCTGGATGAGAAAAACGTGGCCGCCGTCATGGCGATGGGGAACATCCATTACCTTCGAAAAGAAAACCAAAAAGCGGAAGACTATTACCGCCGCGCATTGTCCATTAAACCCAACCATGGTCCGGCTGCCAACAACCTGGCGTTCATTCTTTCGGGCAACGAAATGAAACTGGACGAGGCATACCGATTTGCTCAGTTGGCCGTACGAAAAATGCCGCAAGATGCCAGCGCCCGGGACACCATGGGGTGGATATTTCATCTGCAAGGCAATTATGTCGAAGCCATTGAGGAGTTTGAACAAAGTCTTGCGATAAATCCCCAAAACGCCATCGTCCATTACCATCTGGGGCTATCATATTATAAAAGAGGAGAATTTAAAACGTCGCGGGTTCATATAAAAAAAGCCCTATCACTCGATCCGAATTTCATCGGTGCGGACGAGGCAAAGATCCTGTTCGATGGGTGA
- a CDS encoding PEP-CTERM sorting domain-containing protein produces the protein MKKKLLLPILVFWFILCGANVAFADVYLMAKVSGNTPTEINPLGGPEVDEERVTAFLNAIFNSDYFKNNNPDIDPVREQIEYYAKFDIDEETLDRGNAYPDAELTLDYSNKTAGTWQTGDLISFYAVKANNNYSLYYVTPADDSGTWATEGLFNNNGKLQDMSHFAAWVWNSPGGESPVPEPATLFLMGVGLIGLAKFQRRKK, from the coding sequence ATGAAAAAGAAGCTCTTGTTACCGATTTTGGTTTTCTGGTTTATCTTGTGTGGAGCAAATGTTGCGTTTGCGGATGTTTATTTAATGGCTAAGGTTTCCGGGAATACCCCAACAGAAATTAATCCTCTTGGCGGGCCCGAAGTAGATGAAGAGAGAGTAACGGCTTTCTTAAATGCTATTTTTAACTCTGATTATTTTAAAAACAACAATCCGGACATAGACCCGGTAAGAGAACAAATCGAATATTATGCCAAGTTTGATATTGATGAAGAAACGCTTGATAGGGGCAATGCTTACCCGGATGCCGAGCTTACGTTGGATTATTCCAACAAAACAGCCGGCACCTGGCAAACCGGCGATTTAATCAGTTTTTACGCAGTTAAGGCGAATAATAATTATTCACTTTATTACGTTACACCTGCAGATGATTCCGGAACATGGGCAACTGAGGGGCTATTCAATAACAATGGAAAACTCCAAGACATGTCCCACTTTGCTGCCTGGGTATGGAATTCACCAGGAGGCGAGAGCCCTGTACCTGAGCCCGCGACTTTATTCTTAATGGGTGTGGGGCTAATTGGACTTGCCAAATTTCAGAGAAGAAAAAAATGA